The nucleotide sequence CTGTCTGGCTTTGTCACTTGGTCCCCTTGCATCTTCAGCTGCCCTGGTCCGGGGCTTGGTTAGCCGTTCTTTTACCAGGGAAGCCAGAGGGGGTAAAACAGGGGCAGTGGGGCTGAGGGCACGTGGGGCCTAAAACTTGATTAGTTTGGTTATTTATTGCCTTGTAAGAAACCGCTCCAAAGAACAATGGCTTAGCACAACAATCCTTGTATTTGCTCATGATTCCACAGTCAAGGCTGAGATTCCCCTGCTGGTTTTGTTGGGGGTCACTCGCATGTTAAGCTGGTGATTTGGACCCTGGGGTCCAAGATCTGCTGGGATACAGGAGGGTTGAGTTTTCTCTCTCCATAAGGCCTTACGGCTTCTCTGCACGGTCTCATCAGACTCCATACGTGGCAGCTCTGGGGTCCCAAGATTGCAAAAGTGAAAGCTACcaggctgccttttttttttttttttttaagtttatttatttactttgagagagagagagagagagagaccatgagcaggggaggggcaaagagagcaaatcccaagcaggctccacactggtagTGCAGCCTGGGGagcgaacccatgaaccgtgagatcgtgacctgagccgaaatcaagagtcaacgctcaaccgactgagacacccggtGCCTCTACCAGGCCTTCTTAAGACTTAGGTCTGGAACTGGCCCAGAGCCACTTCTATTGTGTTCTATTGATTAAAGCAAATCACAGATCCAATCCATATTCAAAAGGATGTTTCCACACTGGGTGATAATACTAGGAGGTGGGGTCACCAATATAACAGGATATCACACTGGTTGGTAGAGAAGGCCGCGTGTGGAAGAGACCTTATCCTTCAACTACCTTCTTTATGGATCTCACCATCTTGCCTCCGCAACTGGCCGAGCACATCCCCTTAAAGTCATTTTTAGGGTGTATCACATTTGGAGAAAGTGGTCAGGTATCCCTTTGCTCTCCATCAGTTCGCAGATGACTTAATCCCACACAGACACTTGTTCGTCTCCATAGCTTAAGCCAAAGAGTGACGGTGGAATTTCAGACGGAGTGAGGCTGTCGGGAAGAGAGACAGGAATGGAAGGTTTGCCCTGCATCTCCATCCGTGACCGCCAGGCCCGAGGAGGATGGTTAGGAGATTGCCTAAGCACTGTGCCCTTACAAGTATCGGATCAGAAGGAAACTGCATGgcaatttggtttttgtttttaatgaaaacaactgttcgtttattttgttttattttttaacatataatttattgtcagattgggttccatataacacccagtgctaatgtttatgtattttgagagagaaagagagagagagagagtgtgtgcacatgtgtgagtggggaggggcaaagagcgaaggagacagaaccccaagcagcctctgcgctgtcagcatggagcctgacgtggggctccatctcacgaactgtgagatcatgacctgggtgaaattaagagttggacgcttaactgactgagccacccgggcgccccaagggTAATTTTGAAATGTACCGATGCAGAGGGTAGAACCTCTCTTCAGGCAAATTCCTAAGCATAATATGAGGTTCACCTGATGGCCACTGAAGAAACCCTGCCTGAGAATATTTTGCATCATAGCATGCTAACAAGTTTggcaaaagaaagaattttcaaaaaaaaaaaccaacccagtATTTTATGCTATTTATTATATGGCActtattacatgccaggcactagCTTAAGCACATTGTACATTGACTAACTTATTCCCTACAGACAAGCTTGTGAGATAGCAACCAAcgccatttcacagatgtggagactgaggctcaaaggTTAAATGGCTTAGCCCAGGCCACTTCGCTATAAGCAGCAAAGCTGGGCTTCGAGCCTGGGCCTTCACTGCAGGTTACACTGCTTTTAAGGAGCCCTCATTCAGGGCCTTAACCCGATTTGGGAACCTGGGTTTTTTTCAGCCTGAAGTCGGGCTCTTTGACCTTACCTGAGTGGGAGGGCTGATGCGTTGAATCACCACTCAACTTCGGAAAAGCTGCTGCTTTTAAGAAGCAACTAGTTAGAAAATTTTTCCTGGCTTGACACTTCTGTTCcaaaatcattttctctttttctctgtcttcttgtaTCATGTACATGACAATTACATACTGTATATACACGTTACATATACACCTACATAAACACAAGTGTGTATGCCTAAATCTGGATATTTTGACTAACAGGTAtgcacaataaaataataaatagcttttggaattaaaaaaaattttttttaacgtttatttatttttgagacagagagagacagagcacgaacgggcggaggatcagagagaaggagacacagagcccgacgcggggctcgaactcacagaccgtgagatggtgacctgagctgaagttggccactcaaccgactgagccacccaggtgccccagcttttggAATTAAACAGTAAACCCAGGAAGAAGCTCCTGCCTAGTTCAACGACCTAATCATATCCATAAATACAACCACtgacacttaaataaataaaagagaagaataaacacAGGCCATAGGACTTAACTGGATGGTTAAGGTGTGGAACTATGGACTGACATTAGGTATGGATGCCTAGAGCGGTTACAATGCAATTAGATACCTGCAAACACTGGGCACTTGTACGTGTTGAGCAGTAGTGAACGTTACCACCACTGGACATTTTCCGACTGTGGATATCAGCTGTTGGTGGGGACTGTCACTGATGGACATTAGGTACTGATAAGTGTTAGGTGTCAGTGAACATTGGCTCCCTGGTGAGCATTGGCCAACAGAGAGCACTGAGCACTGATGGGACAAGGCCCTGTTAACCTATGATGACCTCTACCGTCGTGGTGGACATCAGGTAGGAACAGAGGGTAGGCCTCTGCCCCAGACATGCCTGGGGGCCTTGCCCAGAGACACATCCTGTGAGCTGGTGCGGAAGCATCTCTATCTCCATCCGCCCTTTCTCTCTGAGAGCCTTTGGCCGTGACAGTTTGGGGACTTCAAAGAGGTGGTATGGTAACACCCATGGAGGGAAACTCCTTGGCTCCCAGAGGGATGGGGTTACACACAAATCGACACAGACTCTCTTCTGCCATCCTGACCAAAACTGGGCGTtggctccttccttctctgtaaatggTGTGACTGAAGCACAGCAGGGCTGGCTTCGTGGGCGGTGGGACATTAGAAGGGTCTTGGGCTTGGTTTAACGCTCTGCTCTTGCCATCCCGAGATTCTTGAATGAGTACCCATATTGTCACTTTATACTGGGTCGCACGAATTGTGTAGTCAGTCCTGAAGAACAGAATCCTGGTCACCTGCCATGCGACCTTGGGCTGCTCTTCTCTGGGCCTGAGTCtctccctctgtgaaatggggaccaGGAGGGGAAGAACTTTGACTTGGCTCTTTGGCTTTTCATGCTCTAGGGTCTAGAATCAGGGGTCTGATCGGAGACATTTAGAGTTGCATAACCTCCCCAGTTTACTttcaacaggaaaataaatgGGATCCCAGTGTTGTTTTGGTTTCTCGGAGCACCTCTGCCCTCTCTGACACGTGAGGTCTGTACAGCTGGCCCAGCCACGACATCAGACAAGCAAAAACGACTCACCATTGGTCAGATGCAGCCAGGCCCCGGCTGGTATCCTCACCTGTATGGGGACAGTATTACTAGGGGCAGTTGTGAGGAGGAAATGTTAGCAGTACTCCAAGTCCCAGGAACATGTGTCCAGTAAGTGGCAGCTGATTATTAGTGAAATGTAAGGAAATGTTTGTGAGCCAGCCTGTGCTGTGATGACAAACTGTGTCTCAGTCGTCTGCCCATCCCTAAAGCCTGACTGGCATGTGTTGAAGTTCTAGTCTATGTCCGGCACACAGAGCAAAGATCCTGTGGATTAGAGTACTGTTCTGCAGCCACAATCCCGAACCTTTATGACACACTTCGGTTCTGAGTCAGTTATCAAAACAGGAGTCTAAGACCGCATGATTCTCTGACCTATTTCATAATTCTGTGATTGAGTGAAGGAGGGACCAAGCATTTATGAagtgtctattttgtgccaggcactgtacttgATTCTTTACAAACATTTACTTCATTTGCTCATTCGGTCCTGTGGAGGGATAtattttcatctccattttcCAGGCCTAGAAAGGTACAGTGACTcggccaaagtcacacaactggtTCGTGATGGACCCAGGATTTTAATTACCCCTTTTCTGTGAACTCCAAAATGGAATCTTTGCACTTATCCCTCTAATTCCGTAATGTCCTCCTTCTCGGCCCCAGGATCCCAGGAGGGCGGACTGTAGCAGCATGAAGGCGCTGTGGCTACGGGAAGGAGTGCTCGCCGGCAAGCTGCGCGACAGCTCGCTCCGGGGTGTCTGGCCATGCGTGGCCACGTGGTGGCGCTGCGGACTGGGAGCCTCCGGAGGGGCACGTGGACGCGGGGTTAGGTGAGGGCCGCTGGCCCCCGGGGGTTTTGCTCTCCCGAAGGCTTGCAAGAGGCTGGAGCTGCGGGATGTGCGGGGTAGTGCCCCACAGGGCGGGGGAGCCCCACAATGTGATGGTCCCATCCTCGCCATAGAGCTTCATCCCTGCCGATTTGCGGATGTGAAGCTCCAGCTCAGGCCAGAGGTGACCTGCCCCGGAAGACACACTCACATGTCTCCCGCAGAAGGCTCGGCCTCCCCACGGTGCCTTTGTCCCCATTTGAAAGACACCTACGttccattccctctctccccccacgaCTCTTCTTCAAGGGGAACTTTGGGGAGGGCCCAGCCTCACTGGGCGAAAGCCCCTGGgatccctcccctgcccctgcccttgaAGGCCCCCCTATCCCAGGAGATGAGAGAAGTGTGGAGAACCAATCTGAGAACTGTTACCTATGACCATATTGACTGATGGGTGCCAGCCTCCAGCTCCTGGAGCCCAAGCCCGGGGGGCCTAAGTGACATGATGGGCAAGCTTCCCAGCCATACCTTGTAGCCTGAATGTTCTAGGTTCTGTGCCATAGCTCACCTGTGACTCCCTCCTCCTAGGTGCCACCCTCTTCTGTCCAGGTCCGTTTGTTCTTCTCAGCTCTGTGGACcggcctcctccaggaagccttcctaaCCGTGCCCCGGCAGGCTCTCACAGCTACCTGCCGCTCAGGTGTCTTCTGTGTGTCCTTCCCACTCACACCCCAAGAACAAGATTCCCTTGGCAGAGTAGTTATCAGAAAAAACTGGTCATtgttggtgatgatggtgatggatgTTCCCGCAGACCTTGGCCAGTGAGAAGGAATAACTTACAGGCAGCAGACCCATTCAGATGAACTGGAAGGGAGTTCCCTGCGACTGGAAGTATGCAAACAGCATTTAGGGTACCACAGCAGGCAAAGTGCCAAGAAGGAACAAAGTACTGAAGCagctcagagggagggaggggagggggtcttAGGGAAAGCTTCTGAGGTGAGGCCGGAACTGGCGCGCTATTAGGGTGGGAAGGAGCTGAGAGGCAgggatgtggggggtggggggagggcaaggCCCCAGAGGAACAGCCTGAGCAAAAGCAGAGGTGTGCGAGGGCCTGCCAAGTTCATGGAGTtggggcagcagggagaggggagagaagggtggACGGGGTGCAAGCCACAGGGAAAGGAAGGACTCCTTTCAGTTACCCCCCCGAGTAACTCCTTCCCTCAGGTCAGCTCACTCTTCAAATCCTGCGAGAGGGGATGGGGCTTTTCCGGGACAACAGGCTGCCCAGAGCATGTTGGAGGGTGCTAGTCCAAGGATGGAAAGATGGACTCTTTATAGTGTTTATTAAATCAAGGATCAGTTAGGTGTAGGGTGGGGCtaagtgggggaggacagagctcTCCTTGTCCTGTGGGTGGCTCCTTGGGACCCCTGATGCCCCCTCATGCCCGATCGCTTCCCCCCAACACCTCCTCCCTCAGCACACCCCCAGGACACAGTATTACAAAAGTGAACAAAtgcaatgtttttcttcttttacaaatgACACGTTTCCATCCCCTgccggcaggggtggggggaagggtggttGAAGTAACAGTCCATTACAAAGGCAACAACTTTTATAGAACAAATACAAAGGAAAGAGCCCAGGGCTGGGAAGCTGAGAGCATAAACATTGATGGGGGTACCTGCCACCTGCCCAAAGATGGGTGAGAGAGGCTGTTGGGCTCAGGGCCAGTGGGGACAGAGTCCAGGAGGCCCCTTGGGGCTCCAGGACTGCATCAACTCCTTGCACTTAGAGGCAGTACCGCAGGGGTCAATGGACGAATTTCCAGTCTCAACGCCGGAGGACCCCACTGCAGAGTGGGAAACTGGTAGGGCTGGGATTGGCGTGCCTGAAGCTTCCAGAGGCTCTGAGGTGAACTCACTTAACCTGTGCCATGCAGCTGGTCTCGGGTCTGAGTCCCACCTCGGAGGCCCTTGCCTGTCCTGGGGACGACAGGGAAAGGGTACAAATGGCAGGATGGGGGAGcccaggaaggggacagagggcaTGAtttagagaagacagaaaagtgCAAAAGGCCTCGCTGGGAGGCAGGATGCTGGGGCCGGTTATGTCTCCATGGCTCTAGTGCCTTAGATTAGCCATTTGCCCTCTCTGGACTTCAGTGTCCCCACCTGTCACATGAGGAGGtgcacttgatttttttctctagtcCCTTCTATGACTAAGGTTCTACCCAGCGttctagaggaaaagaaaaggatgaggTGGGCCTCATGGGCCCAGGGCAAAGCGGGGGCTACCTCATAAAAGAAACTCACGCCCCTGAGTGACTGGACCGTGGGCCCAAGGGGATGCTCAGCCGTGGGCCTGACCTCTTTTCTGCAGCAGTATCGCCCTTCCACCCTCCCCCTGTCACAGGTCAGGTTGGCCCAGGCCTGAAGGAAGGCACTTTGGGGACAAACGGGGAAGGACGGCAGGGGACTGCCGTCTGGGTTTGGCATCTAAGACCTTCTACTTATGGTCTGGGGAGCAACACAGACAGAGGGGCCAGACTTTGCTCCTGGGTGTCGGCCCCAGCCCCAAAGCTCTCCCTAGGTCCACAGCTCTCTGCCGCGCTGCTACAGAGGCCTGCAGGGTGCCCCCTGGCATtggcacatgaaaatataaattacccaGGCCCTGAGGAAGCCCAGGGCAGCAGTGTGTCAGATGGCCCCGGGCCACACCGTTTGTCACAAAGCGTTGGGGCTCTCTGCAGCCCTTTCCCGGGGGTCTACGCAGTGCAGGGCCACCTTGGGGCTAGAGCCAGGCTGCCGAGGATAGGCACCCTCCCGCACTAGCCGCCGGCACCGCACGCCCTGGCCCACGCTGATGCTCTGCAGTGCTGGCAGGTGGACGAGCAGCATCTCAGGCAGAGGCACCAGGCCCGTGCCTGACAGGTCCAGCTCCTGCAGGGAGCCCAGGCCCGAGAATACCTCAGCTCCCGCCCACTTGAGCTTGGGGTTGCCTGAAAGGTCCAGGACCTGCAAGCCTTGCAACTCACGGAAGCCATGGGGCGCCAGCTGGGGGAGCCCCTGCAGGCTGCCCAGTGACAGATGCGTGAGGCCTGCCAGCCCCCTGAAGGCACCCGGGCCAACGGCAGCCAGCGGGTTGCCATCCAGGCTCAGGTAGCGCAGGGGCAAGTCCCGGAGGTCGGGTACGGTGCGGAGCCGGTTCCAGGCCAGGTTCAGGCTCTGAATGGCGGGTGCGGGCAGGCTGGCGCCTGCAGGGTGGGGCACCAGGCGGTGGATGAGGTTGTGGGAGAGGTCCACGTGCAGCGCCCGGCCCGGGCTGTGGGTCGTGAAGGCAGACACCGAGACCTCTCGGAGCCGGTTGTGGCTGAGGTTCACGTCGCTCAGGGGCGAGCTGGTGAAGCTCTCCGCCGGCAGAGCTGCCAGGCCATTGTGGCTGATGTCGAGTGACTCCAGGTAGCGAAGGCGGGAGAAGGCGGTGGGCGAGATGCTGGTGAGCAGGTTGTGGCTGAGATCCAGGCCTGCCAGCGTGGTATAGCCCGGCCCCGCCAGCACCGACTCGTTCACGGTCTCCAGCCGGTTGGAGGACAGGTCCAAGTGGGCTGTGTCCAGAGGGATGGGCACGGGCACGATGTGGGGGCCCAGGCCGCTGCAGTCCACGCGTGTCAGGCTGAAGCTGTCAAAGAGGCCGAAGGTCTCCACCTCGCACTGGCATCCGGGGAAGCATGGCCGGGTCATCTGGGCCCCGCTCACGGCCAGCAGCAGCAGTGGGAGCAGCAGCAGGGGCCACGGCATGGTGGGGGCTGGAAGGAGAGCCACAGGTGAGGGACGGCAGCAGGCACCCCACACCAGGTGGTTCTGGCCTACCACGTAAGACACGAGCCAGCGTATCTAG is from Neofelis nebulosa isolate mNeoNeb1 chromosome 10, mNeoNeb1.pri, whole genome shotgun sequence and encodes:
- the TSKU gene encoding tsukushi isoform X2 encodes the protein MGRPRAHSPALGELLSLSESQSPCSPTMPWPLLLLPLLLLAVSGAQMTRPCFPGCQCEVETFGLFDSFSLTRVDCSGLGPHIVPVPIPLDTAHLDLSSNRLETVNESVLAGPGYTTLAGLDLSHNLLTSISPTAFSRLRYLESLDISHNGLAALPAESFTSSPLSDVNLSHNRLREVSVSAFTTHSPGRALHVDLSHNLIHRLVPHPAGASLPAPAIQSLNLAWNRLRTVPDLRDLPLRYLSLDGNPLAAVGPGAFRGLAGLTHLSLGSLQGLPQLAPHGFRELQGLQVLDLSGNPKLKWAGAEVFSGLGSLQELDLSGTGLVPLPEMLLVHLPALQSISVGQGVRCRRLVREGAYPRQPGSSPKVALHCVDPRERAAESPNAL
- the TSKU gene encoding tsukushi isoform X3, with the protein product MPWPLLLLPLLLLAVSGAQMTRPCFPGCQCEVETFGLFDSFSLTRVDCSGLGPHIVPVPIPLDTAHLDLSSNRLETVNESVLAGPGYTTLAGLDLSHNLLTSISPTAFSRLRYLESLDISHNGLAALPAESFTSSPLSDVNLSHNRLREVSVSAFTTHSPGRALHVDLSHNLIHRLVPHPAGASLPAPAIQSLNLAWNRLRTVPDLRDLPLRYLSLDGNPLAAVGPGAFRGLAGLTHLSLGSLQGLPQLAPHGFRELQGLQVLDLSGNPKLKWAGAEVFSGLGSLQELDLSGTGLVPLPEMLLVHLPALQSISVGQGVRCRRLVREGAYPRQPGSSPKVALHCVDPRERAAESPNAL
- the TSKU gene encoding tsukushi isoform X1; protein product: MDPRPSEPEGPDPSSPGGFRQGSSPSYGRTAPTMPWPLLLLPLLLLAVSGAQMTRPCFPGCQCEVETFGLFDSFSLTRVDCSGLGPHIVPVPIPLDTAHLDLSSNRLETVNESVLAGPGYTTLAGLDLSHNLLTSISPTAFSRLRYLESLDISHNGLAALPAESFTSSPLSDVNLSHNRLREVSVSAFTTHSPGRALHVDLSHNLIHRLVPHPAGASLPAPAIQSLNLAWNRLRTVPDLRDLPLRYLSLDGNPLAAVGPGAFRGLAGLTHLSLGSLQGLPQLAPHGFRELQGLQVLDLSGNPKLKWAGAEVFSGLGSLQELDLSGTGLVPLPEMLLVHLPALQSISVGQGVRCRRLVREGAYPRQPGSSPKVALHCVDPRERAAESPNAL